Below is a window of Lentimicrobiaceae bacterium DNA.
ACTAACAAAACATACTCGCCAAACTCTTCAACGCTGGTTCCAGTGTACCTTGGAAGCCAGTTTTCTACAATTTTTTCTTTTGTATCCATGATAATTATTATTTTTGTAGTTCGTAATTATAGTTTAGTCGGCTTAAGTGCAAAGATAATACATTATTATTTTAATAAATTAAATATAAAATTTAAAAATGCAAGAACTTAATTTTCCTGAGTACGATTTTACAATCACTAGCGATGCAAAAGGCGATTATATCTATGATATAATTAGGAAAAAAAACGTAAGGCTAACCCCAGAAGAATGGGTCAGACAGCATTTGGTACACTATTTTATTTTCAATTGTAATTATCCGCAAAGCCTTATAGGTGTTGAGAAACAAATAAAAGTTGGCAACTTGCATAAGCGTTTCGATGTTGTTGTTTTTAACCGAAACGCCAAAGCCTTGCTACTCGCCGAATGCAAAGCACCCGATATTGAAATTACCGAAGACACCTTCGACCAAGCAGCAAGATATAATCTTGCTCTTTCTGCCGACTATTTCGTTATTACCAACGGCATTGATACTTTTTCTTGTAAAATAGACT
It encodes the following:
- a CDS encoding type I restriction enzyme HsdR N-terminal domain-containing protein, encoding MQELNFPEYDFTITSDAKGDYIYDIIRKKNVRLTPEEWVRQHLVHYFIFNCNYPQSLIGVEKQIKVGNLHKRFDVVVFNRNAKALLLAECKAPDIEITEDTFDQAARYNLALSADYFVITNGIDTFSCKIDYNYKRYSFLSEFPNLFSKK